Within the Thermodesulfobacteriota bacterium genome, the region CTTATTTAAAACGGAACATATTTATGACACCCACTATAATAAAATAGTGGTCGTCGGGCAGGCAGTCATTCATGCACGATAGTTAACGGTGAATAGTTCTGCGGTTGGGGAGTTTTTCAAACTTGTTGCAAAAAGCTTAAATATGGGAAGACAAGACCGATTCAAGCTCGCCCAAGCATCCTGTATAGAAATGATCCGCTCCTGTTATGATTTCCAGATGTGCTGTTGGATTCCACAAAGGGCGCATGGTTTTAATTCGATCGGCAGGGGCAACATCATCCTGGCTGCCGGTTACCACCAGCTTAAGGCAGGGGATTGAATGAACCGGATTAAAATCGACAAACCCGACAGGCGGCGACACCATGACCATATTCTCAACCAAATTGATCTTATTGATTGCCAGCGCATTGACCCAGGTGCCAAAGGAGTAGCCTGCCAGATTGATCTCTTTGATCCCTTTGTCTTTAAGGATTGAAAGTGCAGCACGGACATCTTCCTGTTCGCCTGCGCCGTCATCGTAACTTCCCTGGCTGTTTCCCGCGCCGCGAAAATTGAATTTTAAGGTGGTAAAACCTTTTTTTTGATAGGCACGGGCAATGAGATCGACAATAAAATTGTGCATATCCCCGCCATAAAGGGGGTGTGGGTGGGTAATGACCACCCCGTTGTCCATGCTGTTTTTATCGAGCAGGCCTTCCAATTGGTAATTTTCAGATAGAAAAGAAATGCTCTGTTCCATTATTCAATGACAAAATGCACGCGTCTGTTTTTTCTTTTTGATTCTTCGCTGCGGCTCTTATATGAGGGACATTCCTTCCCATAGCTGACAACGGTCAGCCGTGACGGCGATATACCCATCTTTATCAAAAAACTTTTTACCTCCCCCCCGCGCCTTGCGCCAAAGGCAAGGTTATACTCGGCGGTACCCGGCTCATCTGTATGTCCTTGAATGATTACCGAAATTTCAGGATTAGTTTTTAGCCAGCCGGCTTTTTTCTCTAACAATGCCTGTGCTGCTGAAGACAGGGAATAACTTCCTTTGCTAAAATAGATGTCTTCATTTTCGAACAGGTTCATGGCATCCGCCATGTCACGTTCCGCTTTTGCCGATGCTTCTCTCAGACGTTCTTCCTCGAGAATTCGCTGCTGTTCAAGCTCTTCCTGTCTTTTTATTTCGGCAAGTCGTGATTCTTCTTCCTCTTTCTGTCTGGCAGCCTCATCCTCAGATACCTGACTTAAAGAAGGCTCGTCTTCAATGGTCTTGCCGGCACATGAGATAAAATAGACATGACCGGGTAGAATAAATAAGAGGGCCAAACCGATCCACAGCTTATTTTTCATTCCCTTCTCCTTTTTTGCCGGGGTTTTCTTTATTCTCCATAGATATGCAGCCTTTCGTGGTACCATATCCCCAGGACATCAAAAATCTCAATATCGGCAAAGTATACCTTGGTGAGTCCGTGTTTTTTTGCAATATCCCCAATGGCATTGGAGTTAAACTCCGTATAAAGCCCGTAACCGGACACCGGCTCCTCTATATGGATGATTAACCCACGCGCCTGGCTATCCGTTACAGGCGTGTTGTGAAGATCTATTGTATATGGTAGCCTGTAGTGCTTGAAGACCCTGCCTCGTAAAATACTATTGTCAGAAAGACCTATGGACATACATCCGCTTATTAACGGAAGAAGCAAAAGCAGGCCTGCTAAAAAGATATATTTTTTAAGTGTCATGTGATGTTACCATCAATCCCCATAAACGATCACTCGCCACCGGGCATATATTCCGAAAAATATCTGGGTTGATTCCTGGTCCGCATGTTTTAAAACCGTAATATTTCCGTTTTTTGCTGCGGCCGCATAGCTGGCATCCCCCCATGAAACCAGCCAGAAGAGGCTGTAAGCTTCGGCAACTCCCACTTTGGAACCCAGTTCTGTTCTGTCGAGGTTCGAATCATAGGGAGTTTTGATATGCACATAGGCACAGCCGCTGAAGATTAAAATGACGGCAAGCAAAATTGCAAGTTTGAATCCGGATTTCATAACAACTCCTTATCATATGGATGGGTTTATCATCTTTATAGCAAAAGGGTTTTCCTTTTTCAATACAATATCTTCAATCTGAATTTCAGCAACTAAAAAACAGTTATTTAAAAAAGCTAAAGTTTTAACCGGTAATGACCGATGGATAAATCAGGAGGTTCATATCGTGGATATTATCGTTGGCGGCATGCCTTTTATCAAAAAGGACCCGCCCCAAGAAAAAATGGCTTTACGCTCCAATACAAAGCTGTTTCGCAAAGATCAGCGGAAAAACAAACAGGATCGGCGAAAGAGTGTAAGGGATGGTGTGTTTGTGTCGCTGTCGTATAAAAAAGATCGTCGAACGCAGCGGGATAGAAGAAAAAGCTATTAAGACCTGCAGGCCAAAGAGGGCATGTTGACACGGCCTATATAGAGGGCGATAGCAAAGACCAAATCACCACCAGCGTTACGGACAGGCAAAAGGTTCCGCATGGCAGAAAAATAGCCATATGCGGATGTTACTGGCTTTCCACCGGGGCCACAATCAGTTTTTGTCCGGGATGAATGACCGCCTCAGGAGTCAGGCGGTTTAATTTACGCAAATCATCCACCGTGATCCCGTAACGGCGGCTGATCTGATAGAGTGTTTCCTTGGCCTTGACCTCATGATAGACCGGATGCGCCATTTTTTGCGACACCTTTGCCGGTTCCGGTTTTTTGCTTTTAGCAGTTTTACGGCCCCTGTTTGGCGAGGTGTAAAGCTCATTGTTGATAATATCCAATTTTAAAGACGTTGACGTTTCAAACCTGTCGAACCGGTCGAGCAACAGGTCAAATTTTTTCCTCTGCGTATCAAAAAGTGTCAGTTCTTTATCGATGTCGGCCAGTTTAACAAGTCTTTCTTCAAGATGGGCCACGCGTTTCTCCAGGGTGACGATTTCTTTTTTGCTTGCCATATCAGTCGTTTTTGTGAGGAAAATGATAAATAATAAAATCATCACCACAAAACCAACGCCCAGCAAAATAATAGGCATGGGAGATGATTTTTTTCTGTCCCATATATGGCGCTCGTCTTCATTTAAATAATCCTCTCCGGTCACTTCCTCTATTGTGTCAATATACTCCTCATCCATGGTTCTTTCTCCTTTGATTCACCATTTTTAAAATGAATAAAATAATACATGTTGTGTGTCAAGGGAAAAGCAACACAATATATAGTGGATAGTGGGGAAAGGGGTCAGCGTTTTAGGAATACAGCCGGCTGGCATCCAGTTGGGTTTTATAGTATCGGTAATACTTAATCACCTTTTTGACATAGAACCGGGTTGCCCCGAAAGGCGGGATTCCGCGGTGCTCCCTGACTTTTCTGCTCCCGGCGTTATAAGCTGCCAGTGCCAGCTCCACATCTCCATCAAACTGGTTTAACAGCTTTCTGAAATAACGGACACCGGCATTTATGTTGTGTTCAGGGTTGAAAATGTCCTTTACACCAAGAGATCTGGCGGTTTTCGGCATCAACTGCATCAGACCCTTGGCGCCTTTTTTAGAAACGGCTTTGGGATTATAACTGGATTCAGCCATAATGATAGCCATCACCATGGCCGGATCCACCTTATAACGATTGGCCGCTTTGAGAACAATGGGCTGAAACAGATGCTCCGCTGAATTCCAGCTGAGAATGGGTCGCCTTTGATCCTGTTCGGCAACCGGTGGCTTTTCTTGCAAAGGATCAGAAATGATAGGCTGCCCGATATCATGCTCTTTCGCCACCACCAGAGCGGTCTTAGATTCCTCATATATCGACGGCATCACCATGCCCATAACGATTGCAACGACGGTTAGCCACAAAGCCAGGTTCATCGAAGGAGGATTTATGGGGGAGTCTTCTTTCATAACGAATCATCAATAAGGATTTAATGATCAGTATTATAATAGGGTAAATCGAGATGTATGTCAATAAAAACAGGGGACCATGGCAGGGTAAGCCCTTCGTGGTAAACCGATTCTATGCTAACAAATGCGTTTAACATGTTAGGTTCTTCTCCAAATTAGTTGGAGAAGAGGGTCCAAGGACTCCAGGGATCAAGGATTCCCCGATGACGGGATCTCCGTTTTACTACGACAAGTGTTTGTTTTCTAAAGATTTTATCAGCGCTTTTATAGTGGTTGTTAAAAAACGTTTCTTAATCTAAACGATTTTTCTTACAACCACATATACCGCAATTCCATATTTTGGAATTTATTTATGAAAAGCGGTACAACATTCTTTCGATCTCTGCTATGTCTTTTTTTGCTGTATCCAATTCACCTTTATCAATGAAGCCTAAATCTCCAGCTAATAATATCTGGGTTTCCAGTTCGCAAACCGAACCATAAGAAATGTAAAGCATCCTCATGTAATCAAGGGTTGTCTTTCTTCATTGGGGAATTTTGCTGTTATTAATATATCTTTAAACAGAGTTTGTATGACTCTCACCAGACATTCAACGCCTTGTAATTCTTTAGTATTTCACTCGAACCCTTGAAACCTTGGCTCCTTGAACCCTCTGGAACCACACCGACCCACTTGAAGATGATTCACATGCTTTGTCTGAATTAACTACAACTAATCGGAAGCTGATCCACATGTTATTATAAATGGGATTTATTGTAAGGTCATCAATTATGGGTGATACTTTTTACGCCACCATCAAAATTGCTGCAAGATACTGTTTACAAAATGATTGCAATCACGTATTGAAACATTGTCTCTGACCCTGTTTCTGCTTTTTTTATCAAGATGGAGTTTTAAAATGAATTTCAGGATAATTTTATATCTTTTTTGTGCTGTTATCTTTTCTGGCACAGCTGCAATTGCAGGCGAAAAGCCGCTGTCTTTAAACGAAATCATGGATAAGGTGGAAAAAAGATACGATGTGGACGATTTTTCATCGTATTTTGTTCAGGAGTCCACACTTAAAGCCATGGACATCTCGGACGTGGCTTCAGGAAGTATATATGTCAAGCGCCCGGGCATGATGAGATGGGAGTATGATAAGCCGGACAAACAAACAATCACCACCAACGGGGAAAAGTTATGGGTATATAAGCCGGATGACAACCAGGTGATGATCGGTAAGGCGCCTTCTTTTTTCGGGGACGGTAAAGGGGCGGGCTTTTTGTCCGATATAAAGCTGATTCGTGAAAAATTTGAGGTTTATTTTGAAAAACAAAAAAGTGATCATGACTACGTGTTAAAGCTGTTACCCAAAGAACAAACAGCGGGAATCACTGAAATTTATCTGGCAATTTCAAAAATAACCTTTAAAATAAAAAAAATTACCACGCGAAACCAATATGATGATGAAACCGTCATTGATTTGATTAATTCAAAATTTAATCTCAACCTGGACAAGTCGCTGTTTCACTTTATTGTACCCGAGGGGACGGATGTGATAATGATGGATGAATAGTGAGATGGTTTTTTTTACAAATTCATCGAAGTTAACTTGATAGGATAAACATGAAAGAAAAAATAAAACAATTACTTAAAGAAAAAAAAGCGATTATGCTGGCGCATAACTACCAGCCGCCGGAAATTCAGGACCTGGCGGATCTTTGCGGTGATTCATTGGAGCTCAGTATAAAAGCGGCCCAAACCGATGCAGAGGTGATTCTGTTTTGCGGCGTGCATTTTATGGCTGAAACAGCCTCGATTTTATCACCGGACAAGACCGTACTTCTTCCGGTAAAAGAGGCCGGATGCCCCATGGCGGATATGGTCACACCCGAACAACTGAAAGCCAGGCTGGATAAACTGCCCCCCATGCCGGTGGTGACCTATGTAAATTCGAGCGCATCTGTCAAGGCCATCTCTACAGTTTGCTGTACATCCGCAAACTCCATTGAGGTGGTAAACAGCCTGGATGAAAACGAGGTTATGATGGTTCCTGATCGAAACCTGGCGATGTATACCGCCTTACACACCGAAAAGAAAATACATCTGTGGGAGGGATACTGCCCGGTTCATGAGGGACTGACGGTCCAAGCCTGTATGACGGTTAAAGATAACTATCCGGAGGCCGTTTTTATGGCACACCCTGAATGCCGGCCGGAAGTACTGCAACTGGCGGATGTGATCGCCAGTACTTCGGGAATGATACGTTATGCCGCTGAATCCGCAAAGAAAGCGTTTATCGTGGGAACTGAAGTGGGCCTGGTTTATGCCCTGCAAAAGGCAAACCCGGGCAAGAAATTTTATCCCGCTTCAGCCGGTATGGAATGCATAGATATGAAACGGATTTCCCTCGATGATGTGGCAACAAGTCTCGAATTTATGAAAGGAGAAGTGAATGTGCCGGAAAATATCCGGGTACCGGCGCTAAAGGCGGTACAGCGTATGGTTGATCTGTCTCGTTAAAAACCGTCACAACGGCGATACCGCCATGGGGCCGAAAAGGTGCGAAGCATAAAAACGTCCAATTTTTAAATGTTATTTACGATATCCTCCGGTATATCCGCATTGGTATAAACTTTCTGCACATCATCACAGTCATCCAGGGTTTCCATCAGCTTGACCATCTGCAGGGCTTGTTTTCCCTCAAGGTTTGTGGTGGACTGGGGGAGCATGGTCACCTCCGCATCGATATAGGCAAAAGCCGCCTGATCGATGGCCGCTTTTACCGATTCAAAATCGTCCGGTTCGGTGATGATTTCAAAGGACCCGTTATCCTCGCGGACATCTTCCGCACCGGCTTCGATGGCGGTTTCCATTAAAGAATCTTCATCCACCTCTTTTTTTTCTATGGCGATATAGCCTTTTTTATCGAACATCCAGGCCACACATCCGTTTTCTCCCAGATTCCCCCCGTTTTTACTGAAAATATGGCGAATATCAGCCACCGCCCTGTTTTTGTTATCGGTGACCGATTCGATAAAAACAGCAGCCCCGCCGGGACCGTAACCTTCATAGGTGCTTTCTTCGTAATTCACTCCTTCCAGTTCACCGGTTCCCTTCTTTATCGCCCTTTCAATATTATCTTTGGGCATGTTTTCACTTTTTGCTGCGGCTATGGCGGTCCTCAATCGGGGATTGGCATCCGGATCTCCGCCACCCATGCGTGCGGCAACGGTGATTTCTTTAATGAGTTTGGTGAAGATTTTTCCCCTTTTGGCATCGGTGACCCCTTTTTTATGTTTAATGGATGACCATTTACTGTGACCTGACATAGTGACCTCCTGATTATAGTAAGCGTTCACGGAACGCTGAAATTAGAAAATAGAAATGGGACATTTGGCCTTCATGCTTTTGTGCTGCTCTCGTTTCATCTCTTACGAGTTTCTACTTTCCAGTTTCGAGTTTCAAGCCGTGAGCGGCTAATGATTATAACGCCTTCTTTTTTTTAGCGATAATATAAACTTCCTTGCTTGCTTTGCGACTGCTTTTGGGTTTGAAAATATGGCAGGTGGCAAAACAGCGTTTGACCGAATGTACAAATTGGTTAAAATCTTCTCCCTGAAATATTTTGCAGGCAAAGGCGCCACCGGGCAGCAGTACATCTTTGGCAATTTCAAGGGCCGCCTGGCAAAGATTAAACGATCTTGCCGAATCAACGCTTTTAATGCCGGTGGTGGAAGGCGCCATATCACTCATCACCACGTTAAAGTCATTTCCTATGGATGGGGAAAATGAATCAAAGGAGAAAATATCACCGGTACAGCTGGTCACATGCGGCGGAAGATTGATTGTCACCGGCTTAAGATCTATACCGGTCACATGTCCTTTATTTCCCGTTAGTTTAGCGGCATAAATCAGCCAGGAACCGGGACAGCAGCCCAGATCAAGCACCCGGTCCCCCTTTTTGATCAGGTGGCACTTCTGCTGTATTTCCTGAAGCTTGTAAACAGATCTGGCCGGGAAGCGTTCCTTTTTGGCCCGGTGCGCATAGTGATCGTTCCACTTACCGTGTTTTTTCCCTGATCGATTCATAACCTTAAGTATATTTCATGTCAAGTAGCGAGACCTGCGTGCCAAGCAAACCAGTTGGGAACTAAAATAGGGTTTCAATGCATTCAGCTATAGTTTTTATTCCTGTCATATCGATCCCGGTTATATTCGACATGCGTTTCAGGTTGCTTTCCGGGACCAGACATCGGGTAAAACCCATTTTCTTTGCTTCGCCGACCCGTATTCCTGCCTGGCCGATGGCCCTGACTTCACCGGTAAGTCCGACTTCACCCAGGACCACGGTGGCTTCCGGAATGGGTTTATCCAAAAAACTGGATGCCACCGCGGAAACAACACCAAGGTCAACGGCAGGTTCATCGATTTTTACCCCACCGGCGACGTTCATAAAGATATCATGGCCCATTAGATGCATACCTAACTTTTTTTCCATCACCGCGGTCAGGAGCGCCACCCTGTTTTGATCCAGTCCCAGTATGGTTCTGCGCGGTGTCCCGAAACTGGTACTGCTGGCAAGAGCCTGGAGTTCAACAAGTATCGGCCGGGAGCCTTCGATACTGGCGGTGACCACCGATCCCGCTGCGTTTTCCGGTCGCTCAGAAAGAAACATCGCCGAAGGGTTGGTGACTTCATCCAGGCCCTGTTCTTTCATTTCAAACACGCCGATTTCATTGGTCGAACCGAATCGGTTCTTGACCGCCCTTAGAATCCGGAAAATATGGTTTCGGTCGCCTTCAAAATATAAAACCGTATCCACCATATGTTCCAGAAGCTTCGGCCCTGCGATGGCTCCGTCTTTGGTGACGTGACCCACCAGGAAGGTGGGAATCCCGGACTTTTTTGCCATGAGCATCAGCTGGACCGTCGATTCCCTGACCTGGCTCACGCTTCCGGGTGCAGACGTCAGTTCCGCACTATACATGGTCTGAATCGAATCGATGACCAGCACCTGCGGATGGGTTTTTTCAACCATGGACAGGATGGAATCGAGATCGACTTCCGATACAACCAGTATATCCGGCGATACGGTGGAAAGCCTTTTGCTTCTTAAGCGGATCTGCTTGATCGATTCTTCGCCTGAGACGTAAAGCACCTGGCGTCCGTTTTTTGCCAGGCCATAAAGTGCCTGCAGCATAAGGGTGGATTTGCCGATACCGGGATCGCCACCGATAAGGACAAGGGTGCCCGCCACCAGCCCACCGCCCAGGGCACGGTCGAATTCCTTAATCCCGGTAAGCAGCCTGGTTTCATTTTTAAGATCAATGGTGTTAATGGGAACCGGCGCTACAGAAGATGCCGGCAAACTGCGCTTTACACCCCTGGCCTGTTTAAGTGTCTGTTTTTCTTCCACCAGGCTGTCCCAAGCCCCGCAATCCGGGCATCTTCCCATCCATTTATGGGCCTGATAACCGCAGGACTGGCAGCAGAATACTGTTTTGCTGGTTTTTTTCATGATGTTAAATTGGTTGAAAGTGTGTTATGGTTCAAATATGGATAACATGTCGGATGAATACGATCAAGATGGTTTACCTTTTTATTAACGTCTTTTTGCAGCTAGTCAGACTGAAGGTGTTTGGGATGAAGGGGGTCGGAAGAAGATGATTGCCATATCTTGGTGGAAATATCTGCTTCGTTCACCAAACACGACTTCAAGATACGTTTTTTCCTAACAGCCTTCAGTCTATCCACCTGAGTGGTTAGGCTTTTTTCTATTCCTACCTCTGTGCTTAAAGGTAAGGGATTAGTCCGAATCGAGAGATTATAATGATCGATTATCATATCCATACCAAACTTTGCAATCATGCCAGGGGGGTGATGGGCGCCTATGTGAAGCGGGCGTTGGAGAAGGGTTTGCAAGAAATATGTTTCCTGGACCACCTGACACTTACCGAGCCCGGCAACCGGCTGTCAATGACACCGGGCGAAGTCCCCTTTTATTTTCAGGCCGTACAACAGCTGAAAAAGAGTTTTAACGGTATGATCAGCGTAAAGGCGGGCCTGGAGGTCGATTTTAGCCCGGAGAATACGGATCGGGTGGAACAGATCATCGAAACGTTTTCTTTTGATGTGATCGGCAGTTCCATTCATTTTCCCGGAAATATCGATATCGTAAACAGCCAGTCGGACTGGAAACAGGGAAGGTTCGATACAGATGAGGTGTACGGGCTTTATTTTTCTCAACTTAAAACCATGCTCCAATGTGACTATTTTGATGTCATCTGTCATCTTGACCTGCCGAAGAAGTTTGGCAGGCAGCCGGTAAACGATTTTAATAAACAATTGGATGAAATTATCACCCGGATCAAAGATAAAGATCTTACCGTTGAGCTTAATACCGGCGGGTATAATCACCCGGTGGCTGAAGCGTACCCGGCACCCGGTATAATAAAAAAGTGTCATCAGGCAGGAATCCGCATGACCCTCGGTTCAGACGCACACCATCCCGACGACGTCGGCCGGCACTTTGACCGGGCGATTTCCCTGCTCCGAGAAGCCGGATACACGCACCTGGCCTCATTTACAGGGCGACAGCGTTTTGCTATTCCACTGGAAAAGCATGGGCCGAAAAGCGAAATGAAATAGCCGGCCGATTTTGGCTTGTTCTAAATGGGACACGGATAAACGCGGATAAACACGGATTTCACCGGTATTTATATACGAGTTTTTCATCGTTTAAAACGGAATATATTTATGAGAAACAGTAAAAAAAAGGATTCAAGGGGTCGAGGGGTCAAGGATACGAGGGGAACACTATAGTATTACAGGCTCTTAAAAGCTTAGTATAAGTTCTATAAACTCTGTTTGCACGTTTCCAGAATAATTAAAACTTCCTAAAAGAAGATGGATACGGCCTGAAATTACAACTAAGAGGACAGGATGTCTAATACATTGATAAAAATGATAGACAACAGGCACTTGAACCCTCGAGCCCTTGAATCCTGGAACCCTTTTCTCCAACTAAATTGGAGAAGAACCACTTATTATAATAAAAGGATATAACATATATGCGGCAAAGCGGAAGAGATGTAAAATTTTTTGTCCTCACTATTGGCTTTATGTTGATGATGCTGTTTGCACCGTCTCAATCCTTTGAAACAGAGCGAAAAGGCAATCATTTTGATTCCCTGATGGAGCAACTGGTCAACGACGGTTTTGATAAAGAAACTATAAAAGTCATTTACCATAACTCAAAAGTTGCTTTTGAAGCCAAAGGGGTGTCACTGTTTTTTATCCACAGTGAAGAAAGGCTCGATTATGACCAGTATTCGGTCACAAGCCAGATTAAGAAAGCCAGGTCATACATGAACAAGCACCTCGCTTCACTTTCGCGGGCGGAAAAGGCGTATGGAGTGGATAAAGAGGTCATCACCGCCATCATCCTGATAGAAACTCAGTGCGGCACCCTGCTGGGAAACAGGTCTGTGTTAAATACGCTTTCCACCCTGGCCAGCCTTTTTGATGTGGAGGTTCGGGAAAAACTGTGGAAAGAAATATCCAACACCCCTGAACTGACCAGGGGAAAGTTCGATCAAAAAGCGGATAAAAAATCAAAATGGGCCTACAGAGAACTAAAGGCGTTTCTTAACCACACCCTGTTTGAAAAAATCGATCCTGTGGCCATCAAGGGTTCATATGCAGGCGCCATGGGCATTTCTCAATTTATGCCGAGCAATATACCGGAACTGGCAAAGGACGGGAACAACGATGGCAGTATCGATCTGTTTAACCACGCGGATGCCATCGCCAGTATTGCGTATTTTTTAAAGCATCATGGATGGAAACCGGGTCTAAGCCAGCAAAAGGCGGAAAAAGTGGTCCACCATTATAATCACAGCGAAAGATACGTGGAGGCGGTATTGAAGATATCCAAGCTTCTGGAAGGCTGACGGTCTCGTCAATCCCGCTACGCCTTTTTATCCCGCTGCTTTTTAGCGGGGGAATTTGAACTTTTTACGAAACCGTCCAAATCTGACGATCTACGGGTTCAACAAGGACTGAAAATGACATTAAAAACGTTCGCTATATTTTTGGGATTATGCGTGCCTTTTTTTCTCATGACCATCTGGGCCATTGTCGATGCCGCCCAGAAAGATTTCGGTACGGTGGGGAAAAAAGCGTTCTGGTGGCTGATTGCATCCATTCCTTTTGTTGGATTTATTCCCTACTTTCTCATCGGGTTCAGAAAAGGAAAGAAACCAGATAATGGGTGAGATTAACCAGTCTCATGGCGGATGGTGCTGATCAACAATATGAGAAGCTTATTAACGAGAAAGGGATATGCAAATAGAGATCCTTGGAGCTGAGTCCTTAGGCGTAAGGGGTCTTTGTTGTTTGGTGACCACCAAGCACAGAAACATACTCATCGATCCTGGAACGGCTTTGGGCTACATGAGAGAAAAACTACTGCCTCATCCGGTGCAGATCGCTGTGGATGAAAAAGTGCAGCAAAAGGTCATACGTGCCTGGGGAAATGCCACCGATATCGTGATCAGTCATTTCCATGGGGATCACGTCCCTTTGGCCGATGCCAACCCCTATCAGTTGGACATAAAAAGACTGATTGGATTGAATGAAAAACGTAACATATGGACCAAAGACCCGTGCCATTTTTCTCCGACTGAAACACAGCGGGCAAAACATCTTTCTTCCTTGCTGCAAACCGATCTGATTCCAGCCGAAGGTAAAAAAAAAGGGTGCATGTCATTTTCTGAGGCGGCACCGCATGGAAAGGCAAATGACCGGATGGAAACCGTCATGATGACCAGGATTGAAGAAGACCAGGTTTTTGTTCACGCATCGGATATACAGCTTCTCGATGATGAGACGGTGTCTTATATTCTGGCCTGGAAGCCGGACATCCTGCTGGTGGGAGGGCCGGCCATTTATTTGTCCAGGTTATCGAATGGCCTGATTAACCGGGCCTGGAAAAATGCGGTAAGGCTTTCTGAAGCCATCGATATGGTGATTCTCGATCACCATCTTATGCGGAGCCATGAAGGCCTTGACTGGATAGCGCGACTGAACACTGGGAGCGGAAAAGCGGTGATGTGTGCGGCAGATTTTATGCACACGCCCAGGATGCTGCTTGAGGCCGATCGCAGAGAGCTATATGAAAAAATGCCTGTTCCCGTGGGATGGCATGAAGATTATGCGGCAGGCAAATCCAGCACCGACGATTTTTGGCGTTCGGCAAAGTCATCATCTATTGTTGCAAACTAAATTTTACTTGCTGTTAACGCAATTTAATGGCTGTCTCTCAATGATGAAGTTGACTTAACCCTTAGTGCGGCGGGCCGGATGTGGAGATATCGCTTAAACAAACGCTTTTTAATATAAATCAATTCAGCAAATAGTCTTGACATGAAAGCCTGTTTTCTATATTCATGGCTCAAATACAGGTCCCATCGTCTAGTGGTTAGGACGCTGGCCTCTCACGCCAGTAACACGGGTTCGAATCCCGTTGGGATCACCAGGAAACCAAGAGAGCCTCGAATGTGGGGCTCTTTTTA harbors:
- the radA gene encoding DNA repair protein RadA, producing MKKTSKTVFCCQSCGYQAHKWMGRCPDCGAWDSLVEEKQTLKQARGVKRSLPASSVAPVPINTIDLKNETRLLTGIKEFDRALGGGLVAGTLVLIGGDPGIGKSTLMLQALYGLAKNGRQVLYVSGEESIKQIRLRSKRLSTVSPDILVVSEVDLDSILSMVEKTHPQVLVIDSIQTMYSAELTSAPGSVSQVRESTVQLMLMAKKSGIPTFLVGHVTKDGAIAGPKLLEHMVDTVLYFEGDRNHIFRILRAVKNRFGSTNEIGVFEMKEQGLDEVTNPSAMFLSERPENAAGSVVTASIEGSRPILVELQALASSTSFGTPRRTILGLDQNRVALLTAVMEKKLGMHLMGHDIFMNVAGGVKIDEPAVDLGVVSAVASSFLDKPIPEATVVLGEVGLTGEVRAIGQAGIRVGEAKKMGFTRCLVPESNLKRMSNITGIDMTGIKTIAECIETLF
- a CDS encoding histidinol-phosphatase HisJ family protein, producing MIDYHIHTKLCNHARGVMGAYVKRALEKGLQEICFLDHLTLTEPGNRLSMTPGEVPFYFQAVQQLKKSFNGMISVKAGLEVDFSPENTDRVEQIIETFSFDVIGSSIHFPGNIDIVNSQSDWKQGRFDTDEVYGLYFSQLKTMLQCDYFDVICHLDLPKKFGRQPVNDFNKQLDEIITRIKDKDLTVELNTGGYNHPVAEAYPAPGIIKKCHQAGIRMTLGSDAHHPDDVGRHFDRAISLLREAGYTHLASFTGRQRFAIPLEKHGPKSEMK
- a CDS encoding lytic murein transglycosylase; translation: MRQSGRDVKFFVLTIGFMLMMLFAPSQSFETERKGNHFDSLMEQLVNDGFDKETIKVIYHNSKVAFEAKGVSLFFIHSEERLDYDQYSVTSQIKKARSYMNKHLASLSRAEKAYGVDKEVITAIILIETQCGTLLGNRSVLNTLSTLASLFDVEVREKLWKEISNTPELTRGKFDQKADKKSKWAYRELKAFLNHTLFEKIDPVAIKGSYAGAMGISQFMPSNIPELAKDGNNDGSIDLFNHADAIASIAYFLKHHGWKPGLSQQKAEKVVHHYNHSERYVEAVLKISKLLEG
- a CDS encoding PLDc N-terminal domain-containing protein — translated: MTLKTFAIFLGLCVPFFLMTIWAIVDAAQKDFGTVGKKAFWWLIASIPFVGFIPYFLIGFRKGKKPDNG
- a CDS encoding MBL fold metallo-hydrolase, with the translated sequence MQIEILGAESLGVRGLCCLVTTKHRNILIDPGTALGYMREKLLPHPVQIAVDEKVQQKVIRAWGNATDIVISHFHGDHVPLADANPYQLDIKRLIGLNEKRNIWTKDPCHFSPTETQRAKHLSSLLQTDLIPAEGKKKGCMSFSEAAPHGKANDRMETVMMTRIEEDQVFVHASDIQLLDDETVSYILAWKPDILLVGGPAIYLSRLSNGLINRAWKNAVRLSEAIDMVILDHHLMRSHEGLDWIARLNTGSGKAVMCAADFMHTPRMLLEADRRELYEKMPVPVGWHEDYAAGKSSTDDFWRSAKSSSIVAN